The following are encoded together in the Culex pipiens pallens isolate TS chromosome 1, TS_CPP_V2, whole genome shotgun sequence genome:
- the LOC120422137 gene encoding uncharacterized protein LOC120422137: MPDANCGSLLLDRHEPLDEEMPEATSNDSGVLNIGRFLGNSNNETPSHSADFVISSVGVDGVPQLDQVNGLGNAVSTGIASPTSSTQETARILTPSWFSNPAFVNDAVSSDGSCATRPTSRTQETARIFTPSWSSNPAFVNDAVSSDGNCAYHDFSNSVLTTRPTSRMLTPSWPSNPSLMDEPVSSDGNCATRPTSSTSLPNSVSREESIVYSIVWPSPQSPNRVDIIKRDHAEPPRDPTLYDDFGPTNYKQLYNMATGKVEDAGIDRRQQGQPGLIRLFGCLQVD; encoded by the exons ATGCCGGATGCGAACTGCGGAAGTCTACTGCTAGACCGACACGAGCCACTGGACGAAGAAATGCCGGAAGCTACGAGTAACGATTCCGGTGTTCTGAACATCGGAAGATTCTTAGGCAATTCCAACAACGAGACGCCGTCCCATTCAGCTGATTTTGTTATTTCATCCGTCGGCGTTG ATGGTGTACCCCAACTTGACCAGGTGAATGGGTTAGGCAATGCAGTGTCCACCGGAATCGCCTCGCCAACCTCGAGCACGCAAGAGACCGCGAGAATCTTGACTCCGTCGTGGTTCTCAAATCCGGCCTTCGTGAATGACGCGGTGTCCAGCGATGGCAGTTGCGCGACCCGGCCGACTTCGAGGACGCAAGAGACCGCGAGAATCTTTACTCCGTCGTGGTCCTCAAATCCGGCCTTCGTGAATGACGCGGTATCCAGCGATGGCAATTGCGCTTACCACGATTTCAGCAACTCGGTATTGACAACCCGGCCGACCTCGAGAATGTTGACTCCGTCGTGGCCCTCAAATCCGTCCCTCATGGATGAACCGGTGTCCAGCGATGGCAATTGCGCGACCCGGCCGACTTCGAGCACGAGTCTACCAAACAGCGTTTCTCGTGAAGAGTCGATCGTTTACAGCATCGTATGGCCATCCCCGCAATCTCCGAACCGTGTTGATATCATCAAACGAGACCACGCGGAGCCACCTCGTGACCCCACTCTTTATGATGACTTCGGCCCAACAAACTACAAACAATTGTACAACATGGCCACTGGTAAGGTTGAAGATGCAGGTATAGACCGTCGACAACAAGGTCAACCTGGTCTCATACGATTATTTGGTTGCTTGCAAGTGGACTAA